From Halorubrum salinarum, the proteins below share one genomic window:
- the aglG gene encoding glucosyl-dolichyl phosphate glucuronosyltransferase has translation MKVSVVVCTYTLDMYEHFREAADSVIDQTHDAVELLVVVDGTPEVYDRVVDDYGDREDTMIACNDENVGLLASRNRGAELASGDVVAFIDDDAIADEAWAEQLVRAYEEEDAIAAGGKMTPEWVAGKPSFLPEEFYWLVGVTHRGFADGPGEVRNTFGSNISFRADVFAELGGFDVGIGGRKGDKNLQGGETELCARMREEYGQGVWYDPEAEVAHKVFEYRTKFRWLVDRAFWQGYSKRAMESFVDDEGGEEGAFLSYLIMSATPRRVSRLVTAPSVSGLQRLVTLYILTALVGFGYLYGVISYSA, from the coding sequence GTGAAGGTCTCGGTCGTCGTCTGTACGTACACGCTAGACATGTACGAGCACTTCCGCGAGGCCGCCGACAGCGTCATCGACCAGACGCACGACGCCGTCGAACTCCTCGTGGTGGTCGACGGGACGCCGGAGGTGTACGATCGTGTCGTGGATGACTACGGCGACCGCGAGGACACGATGATCGCGTGTAACGACGAGAACGTGGGGCTGCTGGCGAGTCGGAACCGCGGTGCGGAGTTGGCGTCCGGCGACGTGGTAGCGTTCATCGACGACGACGCAATCGCGGACGAGGCATGGGCCGAGCAGCTGGTTCGCGCCTACGAGGAGGAGGACGCGATCGCAGCCGGCGGGAAGATGACGCCGGAATGGGTCGCTGGGAAGCCCTCGTTTCTGCCCGAGGAGTTCTACTGGCTGGTTGGGGTGACGCATCGCGGATTTGCGGACGGTCCAGGCGAAGTGCGGAACACCTTCGGCTCGAACATCTCGTTCCGGGCGGACGTGTTCGCGGAGTTGGGCGGGTTCGACGTCGGCATCGGCGGGCGGAAAGGCGATAAGAATCTCCAAGGCGGGGAGACGGAGTTGTGTGCCCGAATGCGGGAGGAGTACGGGCAGGGGGTTTGGTATGATCCGGAGGCCGAGGTAGCACACAAGGTGTTTGAGTACCGGACTAAGTTCCGGTGGCTGGTCGACCGCGCGTTTTGGCAGGGGTACTCGAAAAGAGCGATGGAGTCGTTCGTCGACGACGAAGGCGGAGAAGAGGGAGCGTTTCTCAGCTATCTCATAATGAGTGCGACACCGCGTCGAGTCAGTCGATTGGTTACAGCGCCGTCTGTATCGGGTCTCCAGCGACTTGTGACGCTTTATATACTCACCGCACTGGTTGGGTTTGGCTATCTCTACGGCGTTATCAGCTACTCGGCGTAG